A genomic region of Campylobacter corcagiensis contains the following coding sequences:
- a CDS encoding aldehyde dehydrogenase family protein translates to MSNLLSKYNLFIDGEFVKSSGSDTLDTFNPATGEKLATITDATKEDVDLAVKAARKAFNSFRHTTVKERSELLLKIADIIDENKEFLAKVETMDNGKPIRETLNVDIPYASEHFRYFAGVIQGEEGAANILNGELMAIILKEPIGVVGQIVPWNFPFLMTAWKLAPLIAAGDTSVFKPSSDTSLSVLELMRLIKDILPKGVINVITGRGSKSGEFITQHPGLDKLAFTGSTEVGRGIAIAAAKRIIPSTLELGGKSANIIYADADFEKALDGVQMGILFNQGQVCCAGSRIFVEESIYDEFVKKAIEKFKNLKVGDPLDQNTQMGSQINKKQADKILEYIEIGRKEGAKVAVGGKRAAAGENFIEPTLLVDVTNDMRVAQEEIFGPVGVVIKFKDQDELIKMVNDSEYGLGGGIFTKDITKALNTARAMETGRVWINCYNQIPAGLPFGGYKNSGIGRETHKMILDHYTQTKSIAIDLTGKTSGLY, encoded by the coding sequence ATGTCAAATTTACTGTCAAAGTATAATCTTTTTATAGACGGCGAGTTTGTTAAGTCAAGTGGTAGTGATACTTTAGATACATTTAACCCAGCAACAGGCGAAAAGCTAGCTACTATAACTGATGCAACAAAAGAAGATGTTGATTTAGCAGTAAAAGCTGCAAGAAAAGCGTTTAATAGCTTTAGACACACAACAGTTAAAGAGCGTTCAGAGTTGCTTTTAAAAATTGCTGACATAATTGATGAAAACAAGGAATTTTTAGCAAAAGTTGAAACTATGGATAATGGTAAACCGATCCGCGAAACTCTAAATGTAGATATTCCTTATGCAAGTGAGCATTTTAGATATTTTGCTGGAGTTATACAAGGCGAAGAAGGTGCAGCAAATATCTTAAATGGTGAGCTTATGGCTATTATTTTAAAAGAGCCAATCGGTGTTGTAGGGCAAATCGTTCCGTGGAATTTTCCATTTCTTATGACAGCGTGGAAACTTGCTCCACTAATCGCAGCTGGCGATACTAGCGTATTTAAACCATCATCAGATACTAGTTTAAGTGTTTTAGAGTTAATGAGACTTATTAAAGATATTCTTCCAAAAGGCGTTATAAATGTTATAACAGGTAGAGGTAGTAAATCAGGTGAGTTTATAACCCAACACCCTGGCCTTGATAAATTAGCATTTACTGGATCAACTGAAGTAGGAAGAGGAATAGCTATCGCAGCTGCTAAAAGAATCATTCCAAGCACACTTGAATTAGGTGGAAAGAGCGCAAATATCATCTATGCTGATGCTGATTTTGAAAAAGCTCTTGATGGCGTTCAGATGGGAATTTTATTTAACCAAGGACAAGTTTGTTGTGCTGGAAGTAGGATTTTTGTTGAAGAGAGTATTTATGATGAATTTGTCAAAAAAGCTATTGAGAAATTTAAAAATTTAAAAGTAGGCGATCCACTTGATCAAAATACCCAAATGGGATCTCAGATCAATAAAAAACAAGCCGATAAAATTCTAGAATACATTGAAATAGGTAGAAAAGAGGGTGCTAAAGTTGCAGTTGGTGGCAAAAGAGCAGCAGCTGGAGAAAATTTCATAGAACCAACTCTTTTAGTAGATGTTACAAATGATATGAGAGTTGCTCAAGAAGAAATTTTTGGACCAGTTGGTGTTGTGATTAAATTTAAAGATCAAGATGAGCTTATTAAAATGGTAAATGATAGCGAGTATGGCTTAGGTGGTGGTATATTTACAAAAGATATCACAAAAGCACTAAATACAGCAAGAGCTATGGAAACTGGAAGAGTTTGGATAAATTGCTATAACCAAATTCCAGCTGGACTTCCTTTTGGTGGGTATAAAAACTCAGGAATTGGTAGAGAAACACATAAAATGATACTTGATCACTACACTCAAACTAAAAGTATTGCCATAGATCTAACTGGAAAAACATCAGGTTTATACTAA
- the tuf gene encoding elongation factor Tu: MAKEKFTRSKPHVNIGTIGHVDHGKTTLTAAISAVLSRKGLAELKDYDNIDNAPEEKDRGITIATSHIEYETANRHYAHVDCPGHADYVKNMITGAAQMDGAILVVSAADGPMPQTREHILLSRQVGVPYIVVFLNKADMVDDEELLELVEMEVRELLNEYDFPGDDTPITVGSALQALEEAKAGTDGPWSEKIMALMDTVDSYIPTPQRDTDKPLLMPIEDVFSISGRGTVVTGRIEKGVVKVGDTIEIVGIKPTQTTTVTGVEMFRKEMDQGEAGDNCGILLRGTKKEDVERGMVLCKPGSITPHSTFEGEVYILTKEEGGRHTPFFNNYRPQFYVRTTDVTGSITLPEGTEMVMPGDNIKITVELIHPIALEQGTRFAIREGGKTVGSGVVSKVIK; this comes from the coding sequence ATGGCTAAGGAAAAATTTACCAGAAGTAAGCCACACGTTAACATTGGTACTATTGGTCACGTTGACCATGGTAAGACAACTTTGACAGCTGCTATTTCAGCGGTTCTTTCAAGAAAAGGTCTAGCTGAGCTTAAAGATTATGATAATATCGATAATGCTCCAGAAGAAAAAGATAGAGGTATTACTATCGCTACTTCTCACATTGAGTACGAAACAGCTAATAGACACTATGCTCACGTTGATTGTCCAGGGCACGCTGACTATGTTAAAAACATGATTACAGGTGCTGCTCAAATGGATGGTGCTATATTAGTTGTTAGTGCTGCTGATGGCCCAATGCCACAAACAAGAGAGCACATTCTACTATCACGCCAAGTTGGTGTTCCATATATCGTTGTTTTCCTAAACAAAGCAGATATGGTTGATGATGAAGAGCTTTTAGAGCTAGTTGAAATGGAAGTTAGAGAACTTCTAAATGAGTATGATTTTCCAGGTGATGATACTCCTATAACAGTTGGTTCTGCACTTCAAGCACTAGAAGAGGCAAAAGCTGGCACAGATGGTCCTTGGTCAGAGAAGATTATGGCTCTTATGGATACAGTTGATAGCTATATTCCAACTCCACAAAGAGATACAGATAAACCACTTCTAATGCCTATTGAAGACGTTTTCTCAATTTCAGGTCGTGGAACTGTTGTAACTGGTAGAATTGAAAAAGGTGTTGTAAAAGTAGGTGATACTATTGAAATCGTAGGTATCAAACCAACTCAAACAACAACAGTTACTGGTGTTGAGATGTTTAGAAAAGAAATGGATCAAGGTGAGGCAGGTGATAACTGCGGTATTCTTCTAAGAGGTACTAAAAAAGAGGATGTTGAAAGAGGTATGGTTTTATGTAAACCAGGCTCAATTACTCCACACTCTACATTTGAAGGTGAAGTATATATCCTAACAAAAGAAGAAGGTGGTAGACATACACCATTTTTCAACAACTATAGACCACAATTTTATGTAAGAACAACAGATGTTACTGGCTCAATCACGCTTCCTGAAGGAACTGAAATGGTTATGCCAGGTGATAATATTAAAATCACAGTTGAGCTTATTCACCCAATCGCTCTTGAGCAAGGTACAAGATTTGCTATCCGTGAAGGTGGTAAAACTGTAGGTTCAGGTGTTGTGTCTAAGGTTATAAAATAA
- the rpmG gene encoding 50S ribosomal protein L33 gives MRIKVGLKCSESGDINYSTYKNSKNTTEKLELKKYCPRLRKHTIHKEVKLKG, from the coding sequence ATGAGAATTAAAGTAGGTTTAAAATGTAGTGAGAGTGGTGATATCAACTATAGCACATATAAAAATAGTAAAAACACTACTGAAAAGTTAGAGCTTAAAAAATACTGCCCAAGACTTAGAAAACATACTATTCATAAAGAAGTCAAGCTAAAAGGCTAA
- the secE gene encoding preprotein translocase subunit SecE, which yields MNKLKEYISDSKIELNKVIFPTADEIRKAFIAVVIVVTVVALFLALVDVIMSSTLSSII from the coding sequence ATGAACAAATTAAAAGAGTATATATCAGATTCAAAAATAGAGCTTAATAAGGTTATATTTCCAACTGCAGATGAGATTAGAAAAGCTTTTATAGCAGTTGTTATTGTTGTTACTGTTGTGGCACTTTTCTTAGCTTTAGTTGATGTGATTATGTCTTCTACATTATCATCAATCATATAA
- the nusG gene encoding transcription termination/antitermination protein NusG, with product MAHKWYAIQTYAGSEMSVKVAIENLAQSQGLEDKIDQVIVPTEDVIEIKNGKQTIKERSLYPGYCFANLDLDTALWHKIQRLPKVSRFIGESKKPSPLREADVELILEKVNKREAPKPKISFEEGEVVRVIDGPFANFNGTVEEYDMIHGKLRLNVSIFGRSTPVEILYSQVEKIV from the coding sequence ATGGCACATAAATGGTATGCAATTCAGACTTATGCTGGTTCAGAGATGAGTGTAAAGGTTGCTATTGAAAATTTAGCACAAAGTCAAGGTTTAGAGGATAAAATCGATCAAGTTATAGTTCCAACAGAAGATGTCATAGAGATAAAAAATGGTAAGCAAACTATAAAAGAAAGAAGCCTTTATCCTGGATATTGCTTTGCAAACCTTGATCTTGATACGGCTCTTTGGCATAAAATTCAAAGACTGCCTAAAGTAAGTAGATTTATTGGTGAATCTAAAAAGCCAAGTCCACTTAGAGAAGCTGATGTTGAGCTTATTTTAGAAAAGGTTAATAAAAGAGAGGCTCCAAAACCTAAAATTTCATTTGAAGAGGGTGAAGTTGTTAGAGTTATTGATGGTCCTTTTGCAAATTTTAATGGTACAGTTGAAGAGTATGATATGATACATGGAAAACTAAGATTAAATGTCTCTATTTTTGGTAGAAGTACCCCTGTTGAAATTTTGTATTCACAAGTTGAAAAAATCGTTTAA
- the rplK gene encoding 50S ribosomal protein L11 translates to MAKKVTGQIKLQIAAAKANPSPPVGPALGQQGVNIMEFCKAFNEKTKDMAGFNIPVVITVYADKSFTFVTKQPPATDLIKKAAGINKGSDNPLKNKVAKLTKAQVLEIVDKKIADMNTKDKEQAAKIIAGSARSMGITVVD, encoded by the coding sequence ATGGCTAAAAAAGTTACAGGTCAAATTAAATTACAAATAGCTGCTGCAAAAGCAAATCCAAGCCCTCCTGTTGGTCCAGCACTTGGTCAACAAGGTGTTAATATTATGGAATTTTGTAAAGCATTTAATGAAAAAACTAAAGACATGGCAGGTTTTAATATCCCTGTTGTTATTACAGTTTATGCTGATAAAAGTTTTACATTTGTGACAAAACAACCGCCAGCTACAGATTTGATTAAAAAAGCTGCTGGAATAAATAAAGGTTCAGATAATCCTTTAAAGAATAAAGTCGCTAAACTTACTAAAGCTCAAGTTTTAGAGATAGTTGATAAAAAAATTGCTGATATGAATACTAAAGACAAAGAGCAGGCTGCTAAGATTATAGCAGGATCAGCTAGATCCATGGGTATTACAGTAGTTGACTAA
- the rplA gene encoding 50S ribosomal protein L1 has protein sequence MKKTKRFEELLKKFDNTKVHSLKEGVDTVKTLASAKFDETVEIALKLNVDPRYADQMVRGSVVLPAGTGKVVRVAVIAKDAKADEAKTAAADIVGDDDLIEQIQAGNINFDVLIATPNLMGLVGKVGRILGPKGLMPNPKTGTVTMDIKQAVENAKGGQVNFRVDKQGNIHAGIGKVSFTKEQLMDNLSTFIKAINKHKPASAKGRYVKNATLSLTMSPSVSLDTQEIIDLR, from the coding sequence ATGAAAAAAACTAAAAGATTTGAAGAATTACTAAAAAAATTTGATAATACAAAAGTTCACTCATTAAAAGAGGGTGTTGATACAGTTAAAACTTTAGCATCTGCTAAATTTGATGAGACAGTTGAGATCGCTTTAAAGTTAAATGTTGATCCTAGATATGCTGATCAAATGGTAAGAGGTTCAGTTGTCCTTCCTGCTGGTACAGGTAAAGTTGTAAGAGTTGCAGTTATTGCAAAAGATGCTAAGGCTGATGAGGCTAAAACAGCTGCTGCTGATATTGTTGGAGATGATGATCTAATAGAGCAAATTCAAGCAGGAAATATCAATTTTGATGTTTTAATAGCTACTCCTAATTTAATGGGCTTAGTGGGAAAAGTTGGTAGAATTCTTGGACCAAAAGGTCTTATGCCAAACCCAAAAACAGGTACTGTAACTATGGATATTAAACAAGCTGTTGAAAATGCAAAAGGCGGTCAAGTTAATTTTAGAGTTGATAAACAAGGCAATATCCATGCAGGAATTGGTAAAGTAAGCTTTACAAAAGAGCAACTTATGGACAACCTAAGCACTTTTATAAAAGCTATAAACAAGCATAAACCTGCATCTGCAAAAGGCAGATATGTTAAAAATGCAACACTATCTTTAACAATGAGTCCTTCTGTATCACTAGATACGCAAGAAATTATTGATTTAAGATAA
- the rplJ gene encoding 50S ribosomal protein L10: MTREEKVALVSSLTDGFKEADGVIVSEFKGLTVSKLEELRASAKDLDVKVQVIKNTLANIALKNAGKDGIELKDTSIFIWGDQLNSSKVAAKFAEKNDKFIIKAAHIDGEVCSTDKVIALSKLPGREELIAMLLQVWNAPVQNFTIGLNALKEKKEQSA; encoded by the coding sequence ATGACAAGAGAAGAAAAAGTAGCTTTAGTATCAAGCTTAACTGATGGCTTTAAAGAAGCTGATGGTGTTATTGTTAGTGAATTTAAGGGTCTAACTGTTTCTAAACTAGAAGAACTTAGAGCATCTGCAAAAGATTTAGATGTAAAGGTTCAAGTTATTAAAAATACACTTGCTAACATTGCACTTAAAAATGCAGGTAAAGACGGTATAGAGCTAAAAGATACAAGTATTTTCATCTGGGGCGACCAACTAAATTCATCAAAAGTTGCAGCAAAATTTGCTGAGAAAAATGATAAATTTATCATCAAGGCTGCTCATATTGATGGTGAAGTTTGTAGTACAGATAAGGTTATTGCGCTATCAAAACTTCCTGGAAGAGAAGAGCTTATTGCTATGCTTTTACAGGTTTGGAATGCACCGGTTCAAAATTTTACAATCGGCTTAAATGCGCTTAAAGAGAAAAAAGAACAATCAGCATAA
- the rplL gene encoding 50S ribosomal protein L7/L12 — translation MAITKEDVLEYISNLTVLELSELVKEFEEKFGVSAAPVMVAGAAGAGAVEAADEKTEFDLVLVDAGDKKINVIKVVRALTGLGLKDAKDAVEGTPTTLKEGISKEDAEAAKKELEEAGAKVELK, via the coding sequence ATGGCAATTACAAAAGAAGATGTTTTAGAGTATATCTCTAATCTTACAGTTTTAGAGTTAAGTGAACTTGTAAAAGAGTTTGAAGAGAAATTTGGCGTAAGTGCAGCTCCAGTTATGGTAGCAGGTGCAGCTGGTGCAGGTGCGGTAGAAGCAGCAGATGAGAAAACTGAATTTGATCTTGTTTTAGTTGATGCAGGTGATAAGAAAATCAATGTTATTAAAGTTGTTAGAGCTCTTACAGGTCTTGGTCTTAAGGATGCAAAAGATGCAGTTGAGGGAACTCCAACAACACTTAAAGAAGGCATTAGCAAAGAAGATGCCGAAGCAGCTAAGAAAGAGCTTGAAGAAGCTGGAGCTAAAGTCGAGCTTAAATAG